A genome region from Urocitellus parryii isolate mUroPar1 chromosome X, mUroPar1.hap1, whole genome shotgun sequence includes the following:
- the Zcchc18 gene encoding zinc finger CCHC domain-containing protein 18, with product MANIITHVGNSRRQNAPLPPWAHSMLRSLGQSLGPLMVSMAERNMKLFSGRVVPAQGEETFENWLTQVNGVLPDWNMSEEQKLNRLMKTLRGPAREVMRLLQAANPNLNVSDFLRAMKLVFGESQSNVTAHGNFFNTLQAEGEKASLYVIRLEVQLQNAIQAGILAEKDANQTRLRQLLAGAELNRDLRFRLKGLLRMYANEQEHLPSFLELIRMIREEEDWDDAFIKRKRPKRSEPVMERAASPVAFQGPQPIEISNADYNGNVIEIDDTLDDSDEDVILVESGDPPLSSSGTPPRGRARSQDQVVVIDPPSNYGPESPSTSGHSGNKNDGPGDIRRIRKRKYIIRCSYCGKEGHSKETCVNESNKAQVFENLIITLQELTHTEERAREVFREHKDPSEPQYGARPSPK from the coding sequence ATGGCTAACATCATTACACATGTGGGTAACAGCCGGCGGCAGAATGCGCCTTTACCTCCTTGGGCCCATTCCATGTTGAGGTCTCTGGGGCAGAGTCTCGGTCCTTTAATGGTCAGCATGGCAGAAAGAAACATGAAGTTGTTCTCGGGGAGGGTGGTGCCAGCCCAGGGGGAAGAAACCTTTGAAAACTGGCTGACCCAAGTGAATGGGGTCCTGCCAGATTGGAATATGTCAGAAGAACAAAAGCTCAACCGCCTGATGAAAACCCTTAGGGGCCCTGCCCGGGAGGTCATGCGTTTGCTCCAGGCTGCCAACCCCAACTTGAATGTGTCGGATTTTTTGCGAGCAATGAAACTGGTGTTTGGGGAGTCTCAGAGCAATGTGACCGCCCATGGTAATTTTTTTAACACCCTGCAGGCAGAAGGGGAGAAAGCCTCCCTTTATGTGATCCGTCTGGAGGTGCAGCTCCAGAATGCTATTCAGGCAGGCATCCTAGCTGAGAAAGATGCAAACCAGACTCGACTGCGCCAGCTCCTGGCAGGGGCTGAGCTGAATAGAGACCTGCGCTTCAGGCTTAAGGGTCTTCTCAGGATGTATGCAAATGAGCAGGAGCATCTTCCCAGTTTCCTGGAGTTAATCAGGATGATAAGGGAGGAAGAAGATTGGGATGACGCTTTTATTAAACGGAAGCGGCCCAAAAGATCTGAGCCAGTAATGGAGAGGGCAGCTAGCCCTGTGGCATTTCAGGGCCCTCAGCCAATAGAGATCAGTAATGCAGACTACAATGGCAACGTGATAGAGATAGATGATACCCTTGATGACTCAGATGAGGATGTGATCCTGGTGGAGTCTGGGGACCCTCCACTGTCATCCTCAGGCACCCCTCCCAGAGGCAGGGCCAGATCTCAGGACCAGGTTGTGGTCATTGATCCCCCCAGTAATTATGGGCCTGAATCTCCTTCTACCAGTGGCCATTCTGGGAATAAGAATGATGGTCCTGGGGATATTCGTAGAATCAGGAAGCGCAAGTACATAATTCGATGCTCCTATTGTGGTAAGGAGGGCCATTCAAAAGAAACCTGTGTCAATGAAAGCAACAAGGCCCAGGTTTTTGAGAATCTGATCATCACTCTGCAGGAGCTAACACATACAGAGGAGAGGGCAAGGGAGGTCTTTCGAGAACACAAGGATCCTTCTGAGCCACAGTATGGTGCTAGACCCAGCCCTAAATGA